A stretch of DNA from Halobacillus litoralis:
GGAGTCATCGGGATTATTGTAGGTTTTGGCGCACAAAGTCTGATCAAAGACTTTTTTGCCGGCCTGTTCCTTTTATATGAAAAGCAGCTTCATAAGGGGGACTTCATTTCGGTCAACAACACCTTCCACGGGACAGTTGAGGACATTGGCCTCCGCTTCTTAAAGGTACGACAATGGAGTGGGAAGTTACTGACCATCAGTAATGGTCAAATCAACACCATTGAAAACTACAACTTTGAATATATGCGCGTCATTGAAAAAGTGACCACAAGTTTTCACCAAGACCCTAAACAAGCGTACCAAGTCTTAGAAAAAGCCTGTGAGCGTTTAAATGAGGAATTGCATGAGTACCTGAAGAAAGATTTAACGGATAAGCCTTATGAACCTTACCAAGTGTATGGCATGTCCTCTTTGAACCATGAACACCGTGGATATGAATATACAGTCGTCGCTGTGGTCAATGACTTAGTCTACTGGACGGCAGCAAAAAAAACGCGCCTCATTCTTGCTGAAGAATTGTTTGATAACAATATCTTCATGGCAGAACAGCGCGTTAAATTGAACTCATCTCGTTCCGAGGACCATCACTTCACTTCAAATGAAAAGCTCACGTGATCTTGGATCGGGATCCATGCCCCGATTCCTTGCCTCGTGACGTTTTTAACGTTCAACGTTTTTTTCGAACCTTTGAGCTGAATGTACACATCACCAAACGTCACTTCCCCTTTTTCATTGACAGCTGGTGCATAAGCATGCAGAATCCCTACTTTGTTCGTTGGTACACCATAGGTATTGTTTTGCTTAGTCCCTTTACCAATAACAGTGTTGAAGGAAAGTGGAAGCTTGGTATTTTTTTGTGCTTCTAGCAGAATCAGCTTCATCATTTGGTCGCTGTGACTGATTCTTGAAGTCAAACCACCTTTGATCTGCTTTTCTTCTTTTTGTACATAACTTAGCTTTTCTGTCTGCTTTCCACCATGGTTGCTGTATTCATTCGTATTAATCTCTTGGTATTCCCAATTGATATTCGTTTCTTTGGATTCGTAAGCAAGCGGCCATCGTCCTAAAAAAATCTCGCCTCTGTAACCAATGGCGAACGGAGATGGTTTCAATGACGTTTCATTCAACATCTCAATCAATTGCGGGTTCGTCACTCGAACCTCCGTATCTTCCATCAATTCTTTCGTAATTTCTTCCGCTTCCAACAACTCTTGATCATCTGTCGAATTCGGATACGTGTTGTCTTTAGATATGTTCAGCACATGATTCGGAATCGCACTTTCTTTTTCTGCTTTCTTATTTTCAGCTGATATCGATCCAGCACTGATGAACATGAAGATCCCAATAAATATGATCAGTCCTAACCATTTTCTTTTCACATCATGGGCCACCTTTCTTTTTTTATATTTTGTGAAAAATGGCCCGGACTATACACAAGGAATCACGAAAGCATCTTGTTCATGGCGTGGTTCGCCTTCCCATCGAAAAACTGAATGAAAGGTCCAATCAAGACAATAATAATGACGGTACCGATTCCAATCGGCCCTCCCAGTGCGACCGCAAGGACAAGCGCAAAAACTTCCGTCAACGTTTTCGCTGTTCGTAAACTAAAACCGAACCTCTTCTGTAAAGCAACCATGAATCCATCGATGGGGTTCAAAGAAAACTTCGGTTGTAAGTATAAAGAAACCCCAAAGGCAATAATGGCAATTCCACCTACCAGCACCGTCAATTGAACCCAGAAAGACGCGAGCCTGAACGTATCAAATACGGATAACATCCAGAAATCAATGAATTGTCCAATGACGAAGATTGTAATAACAGCCAATAAATCCGGTTTTTCTTTTGCAATAATTGCGTTTGTAAAAATCAGCATAGCACCGATCATAATGACCCAGCTACCCACAGTAAAACCGATGGTCTCAGACAGGCCGACATTCACAGCATCCCACGCACCAGCTCCGAGATCTGATTTGATCGTCAATGTAATCCCAAGGGAAATGATGATCAACCCTATAAGATAAAAGAAAGCTTTAATAAAAATATTCCTCATTCCATCTCTCTCCTCTTTCTTTATGTAATGATAATGCCAGACATAGCTGTTGGCATTTCAACATTTATTTCACTATATGGCAGGATTGCGGAAGACTCAGTTTCGAGATTTTTCCGAGGTTCGTTGCCTTGTTAGCGTTGTGGTGGTCGGGAAGCTACTCGCTCTATTCCCCTCCGTCCCCACCTACTCAACAAAAGCCTCGAAACTGAGTCATCCACAAACGGGAGCTTATACGCTAGAGAATCATGCACAAAAAAAGAGCGCTTATCCAAATTTAGGATAAGGCTCTTTCATTTTACTTGCTTAGATGAATGCACTCAAGCGTTTCTTCCACTTCTATACTATTTTGAACCGATTGAACCATAGAACAATTTTTCTGAGAAATATCCAGGTTCTTCAACAACTTATCCTGGTTCAAGTGATACCCTTTAATAACATAATGAAGGTGAATTTTCTCAATACGATTGGCTTCATCAGGATTCCTCTCGACCTCAGCCGTCACTTTAATATCCTCATAGTCCGTCCGTTGTTTATCCAGGATCTTTCTGAAAACCCCGATGCTGCAACCTGCAATAGATGCAACCATAAGCTGATAAGGGCGGAAACCGAACGTCTCATCACCTGAAATGTTCAATTGCCCGTAATCAAATGACGTGCGAACACCATTTTCTTTTAAGTAAAAGTCCATAATTCATTCACTCCTTTGACAATATACTGCGCCTTTAGTTTTATAATAACCGTTTTCAGTAAGGAAATAACCTTCTTATGAGAAAGAAAAACTTGTCCCCTCCTATCGCTTTCTTATACGATAAGGAAGTATGAAAAAAAGGGGGCCGTAAGCTTATGGTATCCAAACAAACAAGATTCTGGATCTTGATAGGTCTCGTAACCATCTCTGGGTTTTCCCAAGGTATGCTCCTTCCATTGATTGCTGTCATCCTTGAACAGAACGGCATTTCTTCTTCTATCAATGGACTGCATGCTACGGGGCTTTACATAGGAATTTTAATTTCCTCCCCTTTCATGGAAAGACCACTGCAGCGAGTTGGTTATAAACCAATGATTATGTTCGGAGGGGCCTTGGTTATTGTATCTCTTGCCTTATTTCCGTTTTGGCAGGCGCTATGGTTCTGGTTCATTTTAAGGGTCACCATTGGGATCGGTGACCAAATTCTTCACTTTGGAACTCAAACGTGGATCACAGCCACAGCTGAAAAACACAACCGTGGTCGAAGTATTGCTTATTACGGCTTATTTTTCAGTGTAGGCTTTACGCTTGGACCGTTAATGACTAACCTGTTGGCTTTCGGTATCTATGTACCTTTCATCATTTCTTCATCGTTAAGTTTAATTGTCTGGTTATTCATGATTTGGGTTAGAAATGAAACACCTGAAAAAGACCTTACCACAGCCTATGGAACAAGTTCAATCAAAAGGTTTGCCAAAGCCATCCGACTTGCCTGGGTTGCTTTTTTACCACCTCTGGCCTATGGATTTCTTGAAGCAACCCTGCATGGAATCTTCCCTGTTTATGGGATGAGGATTGGACATGATGTGAACTTATTATCCTTGATTATTCCGTGCTTTGCTGCAGCAAGTTTATTTTCTCAAATTCCATTAGGTGCGTTAAGTGATCGGATCGGAAGAAAGAAAGTCATTTTGACTGTTGTAGCTGGGGGAATCATTGCCTTCCTTGCCGCAGCTCTGTTCGAAAGCTCTGTAATCGCTCTTTTCGCCACTTTCGCACTAGGCGGTTTATTCGTCGGTTCCTTATTCTCTTTAGGTATTTCATTCATGACAGACTTGCTCCCAAAGGACCTCCTTCCAGCTGGTAACATTTTATGTGGCATGGCATTTAGTGTCGGGAGTATTCTAGGACCTTTCTTGTCCGGTTTTTTCTTGGACCTTTGGCCGAACCTATCGTTTTTCTACGTCATTGTTACCCTCTTAATTATAGTTTTTGCAGCTACCGTGTACAAAAAAGATCCAGATGCTGCAGCATTCCAACACACTTAATACTTGTCTCTTGATCAAGTGTCGTGAAACAGATGCTTCTATATTTTATAATGGTGAATGAAAAAAGCTGCGGACGTTTTGTCCGCAGCTTTTGTTTATTCAGATAAGGCTTGAGTCAATACATCAAGGTTTTGTTCCATCAACGTAAAGTAGTCTTCATCGTTCTCCACATTATCTTCTGTTAGAACAGACAGGTTGTGGAAACGAAGCGCTTCGGCTCCAATTTCATTTTGGATCACTTCTGAAACTTTCGGAGTAATATTCTGTTCGAAGACAACATACTCAAGATGATTTGACTCGGCGACTTGAACGATATTTTCAAGGTCTTTCTGAGAGGGCTCATTTGTCGGGCTTAGTCCGGATACTGCAATCTGTTCAATTCCATAAGCCTCTTCCCAGTAACCATAAGCGGCATGGGAAACAATCACTTTGCTTTTAGCCTGAGATTCTACACCCTCATGAAACTCCTCATCTAAATCCATCAATTTCGCTTGTAGTTCTTTATAATTTTCTTCATAAAGCTCTTCCTGCTCTGGATTCATTTTGATCAACTGACTTTTGATACCTTCTGCCATTTGTGCTGCTCGTACGGGATCTAACCAAACGTGAGGGTCCATTTCACCATGATCGTGCCCTTCATGACTATCTTCTGCATTGGCATGTTCATCTTCTTCATGCGTATCTTCTTCTTTAGCATGCTCATCTTCTTCATGCGCCTGCTCATCTTCTCCATGATTATGAACATGTTCTTTCAGGTCAATATCTGCTGCAGCTTCCAGGATTTCAACACCCTCTGGCTCAATAGATTCAGAAATTTTCTTTGCATAGCCTTCTAAACCAGCGCCATTATAAACAAAAAGATCTGCTCCTGCCATTTTCACCATTTCCTTGGTTGTTGGCTCATAAGTGTGTGCGTCTGAACCCGGAGGCAGAATAGATTGTACGTTTACCGTCTCTCCACCAATTTGTTCAGTGAAAAACTGTATAGGATAAACCGTTGTATAAACACGTAGTGCTCCGTTATCTTCACTTTCTGTTTCGTTATTCTGCTCGGTTGTCGTCTCTTCATTTCCACAAGCAGTAACCACAAGAATGATAAGTATAAAAGATAGTAAGATTGCTAGTTTTTTCATTCGTAGACCTCCTCATCTTCCCAAAAAGATTATATCGTAACCGTTACACTTTGTAAACAGTAACCATTACTTTTTGTAACACACAAAAAAAGATACCCGCGTTCTACACGCAGGTGTCTTTTCATACTCGTGCACAGGTCAATGGCATTGCGGACATTTACCATATATTTCGAACTTGTGGTTTTCCACATCATATCCGTTCAAGTTCTCATTAATACTATCCATCGGGCAGAATTCAATCGATTTTGTTTTTCCGCACGTGGTACAAATGAAATGATGATGATGTCCATGCGTATCACAACCTAAACGAAAATGCTTTTCTCCCCCAAGCTCTGTAGCTTCTAAAATATCAACATCTGTCAGCATATAAAGATTTCGATAAATCGTATCATAACTTACACCAGGGAAATCATTTTGAATTTCTTTTAAGATTTCTTTTGCAGCAATATATTGGTCTTGTTTCACAAAGATTTCTAAGATGCGCTCACGCTGCTTTGTCCTTTTATACCCTTTTTCCTTCAACCTCTTCAAAGCTGTCTCTATGTTCATTATGCTTCACCCTTTATCCATTGTTGAGATCGAACTCGTTTGTAAAGAATCGACATAATTAAAATCAAAATAGCTGTGACTACGATCGTCCCTCCTGGAGGTACACTGAGATGATAGGATGAAACAAGGCCTATCAGTACAGAGGTTTCACCAAAAGCGATGGATAGACCAATTGTCTGCTTGAAGCTTTTGGCAATTCGGATCGCCGATGCCACTGGTAAAGTCATTAAAGCCGATACAAGTAAAATCCCCACTACCTGCATAGAGGATGCGATGACCAGTGCGACCATGACGATAAACAACAAATGAATCCATCTTCCATTTACACCTGACACAGACGCATGCTCCTCGTCAAAGGAAAGGACGAAAAGTTCCTTATAGAACAAAATAACAATGAGAATAACAATAGAGGTAATCACAAGCACTGTCCACATGCTATCACGGCTGACGGCGGTTACACTTCCGAATAAATAACTGAATAAATCCGTATTAAAACCGTCTGCCAGAGAAATGAGAATCACACCGACACCGATTCCGCCAGAAAGAATAATCGGTATAGCAAGTTCTTCATAGTGTTTATACACTTTTCGAAGCCGTTCAATTAAAATCGCTCCGAACACGGAAAAGGCCATTCCCATATAAATCGGATTCCAGTCATTGACAGAGGTCACTCTTTTTTCAAGCAAAAGACTTGCGGCAATCCCTGTTAGCGTGATGTGGGATAAGGCATCCGCAATTAACGACAAGCGTCTGACCACAATGAACACTCCCAATAATGGAGCAACAATTCCGATTAAGATTCCTGTTATAGCGGCGTTTTGTAAAAATTCATATTGAAGAAAGCTATTAATCATTGTGGTTCACCTCATGATGCGTGTGATTATGGGTCAGCTGCTGAACAGAATGACCATAGAGCTGATTAAGGTCCTCTTCACTGAACTCCTTATATTCCTCTGAAGCTCCGTGGAAATGAACCGTTTTATTCATACAAATGACGTGTGACGCATGATCGGTAATCGTCCCGATATCGTGAGTGACCATCAAGAGGGTAATTCCCTGCTCTTTATTCAGTTTACCAAGCAAATCATAGAACTCGGTTACGTGCTTCGCATCTACCCCGACCGTCGGCTCATCAAGAATTAATAAGGAAGGATCACTCACTAAAGCCCTTGCGATAAACACACGCTGCTGCTGTCCTCCGGATAATTCTCCGATATTGGAATAGGCATATTCCTCCATCTCTACGACTCTCAAAGCTTCTAAAGCTTTCTCTTTATGTTTTTTATTGAAAAACTTAAATGCTCCGATACGGGAGACCAGCCCGGTCTTCACAACTTCGATTACAGTCGCAGGGAAACCAGAATTAAAACTATTCGCTTTCTGTGAAACGAATCCAATTTCCTGCCAATCCTGATAGTGCTTTAAGGTTTGACCGAATAAACGAATGGAACCATGGTCCGGCTTAACAAGACCCAGCATCAATTTAATCAATGTGGACTTCCCTGAACCATTCGGGCCGACAAGACCGAGGAACTGGCCGGATTGAATGTCCAAGTTCACGTCTTTGACCACCCATTCTCTATCATATTTAAAAGAAACATTTTTTAACTTTACAATTGTTCGATTTTCCATGGTCAATCCCTCTCGAAATAATAATCATTACGAATTAAATTATAATGGATACGTACGTTAAAGTAAAAAGGTCTGAATTATAGCAATCCCTTTTTGAAACACATGCTAATCAATAATCGTTACGATTTAAATGCACAAGGTCCATCATAAAGGAGGATCCGTTCCGAATCAAGACCATTTTTCATTTCCGTACCAGGTACAAGATTCCTCTTTTACATCTAATAATCAGAATGGTCCCGGGTATGACTTACTAGAGTTCGTTGCTGTTCACGTTGAGCAGTTGCCATATTTGAAATGATACGTAAAGACAAAAAAAAGCCAGAGCTGAATGAAAAGCTCTGGCTTCATCATTTATAGATATCGGTTGTGGCGCTTCTCCAAATAATCTTGAAGAGCCGAAAAAATCATGGTAAGCGGCCAATACACAAGGGCTGCTGTAATATACATCGTCATCGAATCGACTGTTCGCCCTGCTGCGATTTGTGCTTTGTTCAAGATCTCAGGTACAGAGATCATGGCAGCAAGTGATGTGGCTTTCAGCAAATCAAGAAAGACATTCCCAAGCGGCGGGATGGCAATTCTCGTTGCCTGAGGCATGATGATTCTTCTTATTGTCTGCCAATACGTAAAACCGAGCGCGCGGGATGATTCCCATTGACCATTCGGAACACTGTTCAGAGAAGCTCGATTGATTTCTGCAATATACGCTGCACTGTTTGTTCCGAATCCGATGATCGCCGCTACGGTTGCCGGCATTTTTATTCCTACAACAGGAAGTCCGAAATACAAAACGAATAAATACACGAGGATTGGGGTACCTCGCATAAAAGAAATATAAAATCGGGCCGGCCATCTGAGCCAGACAAAATCCGATCCTCTCGCAAGTGCTAAAAAGAACCCAAGAACGAGCCCGAGCAGCATACCACTCAAAGCGACCAGCAAGGTCAGGGGCACACCTTCAAGAATAAAAGGAAGATTCTCCCAGGCACGCTCTGCGTTGAAAAGCTTTTCGAATTGAATCTCGTTTATTTCGATACCTAACATAAGGATCTCCTTACAGGTCTAGACCTTCGATTTCACGGATATCTGCATCTGGCTTTTTCGAAGCATCCTTGCCACCGAAGAACTCTTCAGAAAGCTTCGTAAGGGTTCCATCTTCCCGCATTTCTTGTAGCACAGCATCGATTTCCTCTTTCATTTGAGATGCGTCATTGGGCATAACAATGGCTGAGTTCGTCGGATGGAACTTCAAGTCCGGATGTAACTGAACTTCAATATTAGGCAGTGCTTTTAATGCAAGGGACTGCAAGTAATAATCATTGATAATGAAATCTGTTCTCCCACTTTCAACATCGCGTAAATAAACATCATTTGTTACATTACCGTATGTTTTCGTCTCTGCACCAAAGTGTTCAGCAATTTGGGAGAACACCGTAGTCGCTCCACCACCATGTTTTTTCCCTTCGAGATCTTCCAATTTCTCAATTCCAGATAAGTCAGACTCACGGACAATCATTGTGGAATAAGAATATTTATATGGTTCACTAAACGTAAACTGTTCCTGCCGAGCTTTCGTTACTTCCATGTCGTTGATCACTGCATCAATACGGCCACTGTTGATGGCAGAAAGAAGTCCGTCGACTCCATATTCTTCAAATTTCAATTCAAGACCGAGGCGATCCGCCACCTCTCTCATGATTTCTACATCATAACCAGTCATTTCATCAGAGTCTTCTGGATAATAAGAAGCGGGGAAAAGAGTACCGGAAGTACCAACAACAATCTCCCCTTTTTCTTGAATTTCGCTCCATTTGCTATCGGAAGCTCCTTCGCTTCCATTGCTATCTGAACTGCTTTCTCCTTCATCACTTGAACCACAAGCAGCGAGGAATCCGGCAAGCATAAGCATAAGTATGAATAAAAGACCTTTGCGCATTCGTTTTTCCACCTTCCATATTTTTTTGCACCTGTCTAATATAGCAACTTGACACCTGTAATATCAACTGCCTGGTTTCTTTTTTACATATTCCATTATTTCCACTTGTATTCTCACCTTTTCGTGATATCATAATAATATATATTAAATTAAAATAATTTTAAATAAACACCTTTTTTCTCTGTATTAATTGACTTTCATTCTCAATTAACAAAAGGAGTTGAAAATTGCATGAATCATTCAAGAACCTTATCTTCCATGAAGTGGTGGAAATTACCATCGGTTTCTACCCTTAAGGAACATGCTGAATTAATCGCAGCCATAAGCAGTGGAATGCTTATCTTACTAGCGTGGTATGGCGAGCACCATTGGGCACCTTCTCTCTATATCAGTTTATATTTGACGGCCTTCCTCATTGGTGGTTTTGCTAAAGCCAAAGAAGGGTTAGAAGAAACTGTAAAAGAAAAGTCACTCAATGTAGAATTGCTCATGATTCTAGCCGCTATCGGCTCTGCTTCCATTGGATACTGGACAGAAGGAGCCATCCTCATCTTCATCTTTGCTCTAAGCGGAGCTCTGGAAACATATACGATGAACAAAAGCCATAAAGAGATCTCTTCGTTGATGAGTTTGCAGCCGGAAGAGGCCTTTCTTATTACAAATTCCGGGTATGAATGGGTACCTGTAAAGACGCTTCAGATCGGCGATCAAATATTAATCAAACCCGGGGAGCGTGTCCCTGCAGATGGAAGGATTGTAAAAGGGAGTTCCACCTTAAATGAAAGTGCCATTACCGGTGAATCTCTCCCGGTTAGCAAGAGTGAAACAGGAGAAGTTTTCGCAGGAACAATGAACGTTGACGGCAGTCTTGTCGTCTCTGTCACCAAAGCGTCGAATGAAACCCTTTTTCAAAAAATCATTACCATGGTACAAAATGCTCAAAGTGAAAAATCCCCCTCACAATTGTTTATTGAGAGGTTCGAAAGTACGTATGTAAAAATTGTATTGGCCGTCGTAGGCCTTATGTTATTTCTCCCACACTTTCTATTCGGGTGGTCATGGATGGAAACGATTTACCGGGCCATGATTCTCCTTGTCGTCGCATCTCCATGTGCCCTTGTCGCTTCCATCATGCCTGCAACATTGTCAGCCATATCCAAAGGGGCCCGCCATGGGATTTTGTTCAAGGGGGGCGTACACCTTGAACACCTCTCTCATCTAAAAGCAATCGCTTTTGATAAAACGGGGACGCTTACAAAAGGAGAGCCGGAAGTCACTGACTTTCTTCCGTTAGAATTGGGCATGGAACATTCCATTCTTTCGATCGTTTCTTCCATTGAAAACGAATCCAACCACCCTCTCGCTCAAGCGATAGTAAAGTATGCAAAGGAAAATGACTGTGCTTTTTCTACAGTTGAAAGCGTCAAAGATCATAGCGGTATGGGTGTAAGTGGGCAATATGAGAACGAAGAGTGGAAAGTCGGAAAAGCCGATTTCGTTGGGAAAGAAGCAGCAACAGCGTACAAACATAACTACGCGGAAGTACTGGCCTCGGAAGGAAAGACTGTGATTTTCGTAGCAAAGAGTGAGCAAATCGTCGCCCTCTTCGCCTTGAAAGATACGGTTCGAAAAGAAGCGAAAGAAGCGATTTCAACCTTAAGGGCGCATGAAATTTACACCATGATGTTGACAGGTGACAATGATCGAACAGCAAAAGCCATTGCTGAAGAAGTGGGAATGGATAACTATATTGCGGAGTGTATGCCTGACCAAAAACTCCAGTAAATCAAAACTTTAAAAGAACATTTCTCTCATGTCGCTATGGTCGGTGACGGCATCAATGATGCCCCCGCTCTTGCTGAAGCTGATGTCGGTGTCGCGATGGGAGAAGGTACAGATGTCGCGCTGGAAACGGCCGATGTGGTCTTAATGAAAAATGACCTCCCGAAAATTGGTGAAGCTATTGATGTTTCTAGAAAAATGAACAAAATCATTAAACAGAACATTATTTTCTCCATAACCGTGATCATGCTCTTAATTGTAAGCAATTTCTTACAGGTCCTTGACCTTCCTTTAGGTGTCATCGGTCATGAAGGAAGTACGATTCTCGTGATATTAAATGGACTCCGACTATTAAAATAATGAAGAAAGGCGGAACCTTGGAAGGTTCCGCCTTTTCATATATGTGCTATCCCCATGTCTCTTTCGTCCTACGATGATGGCTCATGGCATTGATCTCCCCTCCCAGAATAATGACGACTCCTGAAAGGTATAACCAAATCATAAGCACAATCACTGTACCTAAACTCCCATATGTCGCAGAGAAATTCCCTAGACTACTCACATAAAAAGAAAACAACAGGGAAACTAACTGCCAGCAGAATGTCGCAAACACTGCACCTGGAACGGTATCACGGTATTTTAACCGTTTATTTGGTGCCATGACATACAAAAAAGACAAGACGATGTAAAAGATGATGGATGAAATGACCCACCTCATCCCATTCCATAACGTCAAAAAGTTTTCAGATAGTCCGAAGACGGAAAACAGTTGGATGCCGATCGTATGACCGAGAACAGGCAGCAGAAAAGCAATCCCGATGACGAAAACCATGGCCACTGTCAGGACTATCGCTATGATGCGCGATACGAAAAACGACCGGTTCTCCCTTACGTTATGAGCACGATTGAATGCGCGCATAATGGCGTTGACACCATTAGACGCGGCCCAAAGGGTCCCTAGTAAACCAATGGATAGTAAACTGCCATTTTCGCTGCTTAATAAGGACGAAACGTTTTCGGTAATCAAATCGAATGTTTCAGGTGGCGCATAGGTACTGACGAAAGCAAGTACTCGTTCTTCGTCAATATGTAAATATCCGAGCAGTGTAAGCAGGAATATCATAAAAGGAAACAAAGATAGTAGAAAAAAATACGACAGTTGAGCTGCCATCCCTCCGACATCATCTTCACCGAAGCGAGTAAACAGCTCTTTGCCAAAATTCTTGATGGTCTTCACAATATTCCCTCACCTCTTGTGATCAAGAAGCTTCTTTTGAATCGTCGACAGCTTTAAGCTGCTCTTTCACTTCTTGATTGATTTCCCCTACTTTATTCAGCATACTCTCCGCCTTGTCTAATAATTCCAGAAGATCTTCCACTCCTTTATTCACCTGGGCAGAAAAAGCCTCATAATTCACTCGAATTCTGTGGATCGCCTCTGAAGGCTGCTTCACAAAACTTTGACACTTCGAACCTGTAGCGCGCGATTTCTCTCCTACATACTGTCGCGTATCTCTGTCCAATAGAGCAGCGATTCCCCCCACCAAAGCTCCGACAAGTACACCTTTCCAAAGTTTACTCTGTCCCATAAACATCCTCCTCAAAGATTATGATCATTTTTTATTTTTTCTAAAAGTTTATAACATCCATCATGGACGAGGTCATACACATATTCAAAATTACCTGTGAAATACGGGTCAGGCACTTCACTTTCCTTCGAATGAGGAACAAAGTCCAGCAGTTTAGCGACCACTACACCATTTTTCTCTCGAATTCCTTTCAAGTCCTGGATGTTTTTATCATCCATCGCAATCAAGT
This window harbors:
- a CDS encoding mechanosensitive ion channel family protein — encoded protein: MSLNEFNAYLQENPIIRLLLIAAILFVVVLILRKVIHTFFKKTDFIEERKENTLESMLNSIISYTALIGFILVVLDEFTSIERLLAGAGVIGIIVGFGAQSLIKDFFAGLFLLYEKQLHKGDFISVNNTFHGTVEDIGLRFLKVRQWSGKLLTISNGQINTIENYNFEYMRVIEKVTTSFHQDPKQAYQVLEKACERLNEELHEYLKKDLTDKPYEPYQVYGMSSLNHEHRGYEYTVVAVVNDLVYWTAAKKTRLILAEELFDNNIFMAEQRVKLNSSRSEDHHFTSNEKLT
- a CDS encoding YfkD famly protein, whose amino-acid sequence is MKRKWLGLIIFIGIFMFISAGSISAENKKAEKESAIPNHVLNISKDNTYPNSTDDQELLEAEEITKELMEDTEVRVTNPQLIEMLNETSLKPSPFAIGYRGEIFLGRWPLAYESKETNINWEYQEINTNEYSNHGGKQTEKLSYVQKEEKQIKGGLTSRISHSDQMMKLILLEAQKNTKLPLSFNTVIGKGTKQNNTYGVPTNKVGILHAYAPAVNEKGEVTFGDVYIQLKGSKKTLNVKNVTRQGIGAWIPIQDHVSFSFEVK
- a CDS encoding YczE/YyaS/YitT family protein gives rise to the protein MRNIFIKAFFYLIGLIIISLGITLTIKSDLGAGAWDAVNVGLSETIGFTVGSWVIMIGAMLIFTNAIIAKEKPDLLAVITIFVIGQFIDFWMLSVFDTFRLASFWVQLTVLVGGIAIIAFGVSLYLQPKFSLNPIDGFMVALQKRFGFSLRTAKTLTEVFALVLAVALGGPIGIGTVIIIVLIGPFIQFFDGKANHAMNKMLS
- a CDS encoding OsmC family protein, coding for MDFYLKENGVRTSFDYGQLNISGDETFGFRPYQLMVASIAGCSIGVFRKILDKQRTDYEDIKVTAEVERNPDEANRIEKIHLHYVIKGYHLNQDKLLKNLDISQKNCSMVQSVQNSIEVEETLECIHLSK
- a CDS encoding MFS transporter — protein: MVSKQTRFWILIGLVTISGFSQGMLLPLIAVILEQNGISSSINGLHATGLYIGILISSPFMERPLQRVGYKPMIMFGGALVIVSLALFPFWQALWFWFILRVTIGIGDQILHFGTQTWITATAEKHNRGRSIAYYGLFFSVGFTLGPLMTNLLAFGIYVPFIISSSLSLIVWLFMIWVRNETPEKDLTTAYGTSSIKRFAKAIRLAWVAFLPPLAYGFLEATLHGIFPVYGMRIGHDVNLLSLIIPCFAAASLFSQIPLGALSDRIGRKKVILTVVAGGIIAFLAAALFESSVIALFATFALGGLFVGSLFSLGISFMTDLLPKDLLPAGNILCGMAFSVGSILGPFLSGFFLDLWPNLSFFYVIVTLLIIVFAATVYKKDPDAAAFQHT
- a CDS encoding metal ABC transporter solute-binding protein, Zn/Mn family; translation: MKKLAILLSFILIILVVTACGNEETTTEQNNETESEDNGALRVYTTVYPIQFFTEQIGGETVNVQSILPPGSDAHTYEPTTKEMVKMAGADLFVYNGAGLEGYAKKISESIEPEGVEILEAAADIDLKEHVHNHGEDEQAHEEDEHAKEEDTHEEDEHANAEDSHEGHDHGEMDPHVWLDPVRAAQMAEGIKSQLIKMNPEQEELYEENYKELQAKLMDLDEEFHEGVESQAKSKVIVSHAAYGYWEEAYGIEQIAVSGLSPTNEPSQKDLENIVQVAESNHLEYVVFEQNITPKVSEVIQNEIGAEALRFHNLSVLTEDNVENDEDYFTLMEQNLDVLTQALSE
- a CDS encoding Fur family transcriptional regulator codes for the protein MNIETALKRLKEKGYKRTKQRERILEIFVKQDQYIAAKEILKEIQNDFPGVSYDTIYRNLYMLTDVDILEATELGGEKHFRLGCDTHGHHHHFICTTCGKTKSIEFCPMDSINENLNGYDVENHKFEIYGKCPQCH
- a CDS encoding metal ABC transporter permease yields the protein MINSFLQYEFLQNAAITGILIGIVAPLLGVFIVVRRLSLIADALSHITLTGIAASLLLEKRVTSVNDWNPIYMGMAFSVFGAILIERLRKVYKHYEELAIPIILSGGIGVGVILISLADGFNTDLFSYLFGSVTAVSRDSMWTVLVITSIVILIVILFYKELFVLSFDEEHASVSGVNGRWIHLLFIVMVALVIASSMQVVGILLVSALMTLPVASAIRIAKSFKQTIGLSIAFGETSVLIGLVSSYHLSVPPGGTIVVTAILILIMSILYKRVRSQQWIKGEA
- a CDS encoding metal ABC transporter ATP-binding protein, giving the protein MENRTIVKLKNVSFKYDREWVVKDVNLDIQSGQFLGLVGPNGSGKSTLIKLMLGLVKPDHGSIRLFGQTLKHYQDWQEIGFVSQKANSFNSGFPATVIEVVKTGLVSRIGAFKFFNKKHKEKALEALRVVEMEEYAYSNIGELSGGQQQRVFIARALVSDPSLLILDEPTVGVDAKHVTEFYDLLGKLNKEQGITLLMVTHDIGTITDHASHVICMNKTVHFHGASEEYKEFSEEDLNQLYGHSVQQLTHNHTHHEVNHND
- a CDS encoding amino acid ABC transporter permease; the encoded protein is MLGIEINEIQFEKLFNAERAWENLPFILEGVPLTLLVALSGMLLGLVLGFFLALARGSDFVWLRWPARFYISFMRGTPILVYLFVLYFGLPVVGIKMPATVAAIIGFGTNSAAYIAEINRASLNSVPNGQWESSRALGFTYWQTIRRIIMPQATRIAIPPLGNVFLDLLKATSLAAMISVPEILNKAQIAAGRTVDSMTMYITAALVYWPLTMIFSALQDYLEKRHNRYL